A single window of Oreochromis aureus strain Israel breed Guangdong linkage group 7, ZZ_aureus, whole genome shotgun sequence DNA harbors:
- the oaz1b gene encoding LOW QUALITY PROTEIN: ornithine decarboxylase antizyme 1b (The sequence of the model RefSeq protein was modified relative to this genomic sequence to represent the inferred CDS: deleted 1 base in 1 codon): MVKSNLQRILNSHCFAREKEGKTQPLTTMANLSSGICDMIGNLSLHCSSTRGPGPLWCSDAPLPPLKIPGGRGNGTRDHTPSARLLYSDRKLTVTEEPPGNGRPGILHFQSRPTVTKTIQWDAVLSSSALYVELPLDPLPDGSKESFAALLEYAEEHLKVVSVFVCFYKNRDDRAKLVRTFSFLGFEIVKPGHALVPPRPDVFFMAYNFDRDSSDEE; this comes from the exons ATGGTAAAATCCAACCTCCAGCGGATCCTAAACAGTCATTGCTTTGCTCgcgagaaagaaggaaaaacgcAGCCTCTTACTACCATGGCGAATTTGAGTAGCGGTATTTGTGACATGATTGGGAA CCTGTCCCTGCACTGTAGTAGTACCCGCGGCCCAGGGCCTCTGTGGTGCTCC GATGCCCCTCTCCCACCCCTGAAGATCCCAGGTGGGCGAGGGAATGGCACACGGGATCACACTCCTTCAGCTCGACTGCTCTACTCA GATCGAAAGTTGACTGTAACGGAGGAACCGCCAGGGAACGGTCGCCCTGGGATACTCCACTTCCAAAGTCGTCCTACCGTTACCAAGACAATACAGTGGGATGCTGTCCTAAGCAGCAGTGCACTCTACGTGGAGTTACCTCTGGACCCTCTTCCTGATGGCAGCAAGGAGAG TTTCGCGGCTCTCTTGGAGTATGCTGAAGAACATCTGAAAGTCGTTAGCGTGTTTGTCTGCTTTTACAAGAACAGAGATGATCGTG CTAAACTGGTGCGTACCTTCAGTTTCCTGGGCTTTGAGATTGTGAAACCGGGCCATGCCCTCGTCCCACCTCGACCCGACGTTTTCTTCATGGCCTACAACTTTGACAGGGACTCCTCAGACGAGGAGTAG